In Populus alba chromosome 1, ASM523922v2, whole genome shotgun sequence, a single window of DNA contains:
- the LOC118030184 gene encoding uncharacterized protein, with product MAIFNTRTRIVFFCTLSLLVLFSPRLSSSSSIHDLLISKGLPAGLLPKEVKSYTLSEDGYLEVFLDGPCLTKYENRVFFESVVRANLTYRSLSGVVGLSQEELFLWLPVKDIIVDDPESGLILFDIGVAHKQLSLSLFEDPPNCKPQGELKNHARKEKGFAAVR from the exons ATGGCCATCTTTAACACCAGGACCAGAATAGTCTTTTTCTGCACACTAAGCTTGCTCGTCCTTTTCTCTCCACGgctctcttcctcctcttcaaTCCATGACCTTCTTATCTCAAAGGGGTTACCAGCTGGCCTCCTCCCTAAAGAAGTCAAGTCCTACACCCTGTCTGAAGATGGCTACTTAGAGGTGTTCCTCGATGGTCCATGCTTGACCAAGTATGAGAATAGGGTCTTCTTTGAAAGCGTGGTGAGGGCTAATCTCACTTATCGTAGTCTCTCAGGGGTTGTCGGTTTGTCTCAAGAAGAACTCTTTCTTTGGCTACCAGTTAAAGATATCATAGTTGATGATCCAGAATCAGGACTTATTTTGTTTGACATTGGGGTTGCTCATAAGCAACTTTCTTTATCACTCTTTGAAGATCCACCAAATTGCAAGCCTCAAG GTGAGTTGAAGAACCATGCGAGGAAGGAGAAAGGGTTTGCGGCAGTGAGATAG